The following proteins are encoded in a genomic region of Arcobacter suis CECT 7833:
- a CDS encoding TIGR01212 family radical SAM protein (This family includes YhcC from E. coli K-12, an uncharacterized radical SAM protein.) encodes MSELKNVLTIGRYLKEKFGEKVYKVPISISGFTCPNIDGTVAKGGCSFCENDSFSPNLQEKKTKFKLNPKINENPYLDNQLKQLEMQFLATKKRLENKFGTKKFIVYFQSFTNTYAPISTLKALYEKALSFDNVIGLSIGTRTDCVTDEILDYLVDLSKTKEIWVEYGIQSFYDETLIRVNRGDSVSNMKHWIKRTKEKGLNVCGHLIYGLPGENQEMMLETFKQTIALKVDSIKFHPLYVVKNTLLTNEYKKGKFTPISEELYIDTVVKSIINLPSNISVQRITAGIDDSTLLSPLWCKDKHTQMKNIRLALEKEGFNY; translated from the coding sequence ATGAGTGAATTAAAAAATGTATTAACTATCGGAAGATATTTAAAAGAAAAATTTGGCGAAAAAGTTTATAAAGTTCCAATTTCTATATCTGGATTTACATGTCCAAATATTGATGGAACTGTAGCAAAAGGAGGGTGTTCATTTTGTGAAAATGACTCCTTTTCTCCAAATCTGCAAGAGAAAAAAACTAAGTTTAAGTTAAATCCTAAAATCAATGAAAATCCTTATTTAGATAATCAATTAAAACAATTAGAGATGCAATTTTTAGCTACAAAAAAAAGACTTGAGAATAAATTTGGTACTAAAAAATTTATAGTTTATTTTCAATCATTTACAAATACTTATGCTCCAATTTCAACTTTGAAAGCTTTATATGAAAAAGCATTGAGTTTTGATAATGTAATTGGGCTTAGTATTGGAACTAGAACAGATTGTGTTACTGATGAGATTTTAGATTATTTAGTTGATTTATCAAAAACAAAAGAGATTTGGGTTGAGTATGGAATTCAATCTTTTTATGATGAAACTTTAATTAGGGTAAATCGTGGAGATAGTGTTTCGAATATGAAACATTGGATAAAAAGAACTAAAGAAAAAGGATTAAATGTTTGTGGACATTTAATTTATGGACTTCCTGGCGAAAATCAAGAAATGATGTTGGAAACATTTAAACAAACTATTGCATTAAAAGTTGATTCAATAAAATTTCATCCATTATATGTGGTTAAAAATACACTTTTAACTAATGAGTATAAAAAAGGTAAATTTACTCCTATAAGTGAAGAACTTTATATTGACACTGTTGTTAAATCTATTATAAATTTACCTTCAAATATTTCAGTTCAAAGAATAACTGCAGGAATTGATGATAGCACGTTATTATCGCCTTTATGGTGTAAAGATAAACATACTCAAATGAAAAATATTAGATTGGCTTTGGAAAAAGAGGGATTTAATTACTAA
- the purF gene encoding amidophosphoribosyltransferase: protein MCAIVGIYGNDNAARLASVALFAMQHRGQEATGISSSCDGKIYTKKDRGLVSEVFTDEALKYLKGNMAIGHNRYSTAGGDSILDAQPVYAKYKLGEISIVHNGNLINKDEVRQDLIDRGAIFQTGMDTENLIHLIAKNTKDRLRDRIKEALTRTIGAYCFIVQSRSKQFVIRDRYGIRPLSLGKLKSGGYIVASETCAFDLVDAEFIRDVRPGEMLIFSENQEPESIQLFEPEYRPCAFEYVYFARPDSVIDGKNVYRTRENMGKALALNDKNKNIKVDMVIPVPDSGVPAALGYAAESGIPFEYGIIRNHYIGRTFIEPTQEMRDLKVKMKLSPMRSLIEGKSLLVIDDSIVRGTTSKRIVKILKEAGAREVHFRVASPEIKYPCYYGIDTPHKEELISNNMNKEEVCKYIEADSLEYLSVEDLVDAIGNDRNYALESFNGDYFVKE from the coding sequence ATGTGCGCAATAGTTGGAATTTATGGTAATGATAATGCTGCAAGATTAGCCTCAGTTGCTTTGTTTGCAATGCAACACAGAGGTCAAGAAGCTACAGGTATATCATCATCTTGTGATGGAAAAATCTATACAAAAAAAGATAGAGGTTTAGTTTCAGAGGTATTTACAGATGAAGCATTGAAGTATTTAAAAGGAAATATGGCAATAGGTCATAATAGATATTCAACAGCTGGTGGAGATTCTATTTTAGATGCTCAACCTGTTTATGCTAAATATAAACTTGGAGAAATTTCAATTGTTCACAATGGAAATTTAATTAATAAAGATGAAGTTAGACAAGATTTAATTGATAGAGGTGCGATTTTCCAAACAGGAATGGATACTGAAAATTTAATTCATCTAATTGCAAAAAATACAAAAGATAGATTAAGAGATAGAATTAAAGAAGCATTAACAAGAACTATTGGTGCATATTGTTTTATTGTACAATCAAGATCAAAACAGTTTGTTATTAGAGATAGATATGGAATTAGACCATTATCTTTAGGTAAATTAAAAAGTGGTGGATATATAGTTGCAAGTGAAACTTGTGCATTTGATTTAGTTGATGCTGAATTTATACGAGATGTAAGACCTGGTGAAATGTTGATTTTTAGTGAAAATCAAGAACCAGAGTCAATTCAATTATTTGAACCAGAATATAGACCATGTGCATTTGAATATGTTTATTTTGCAAGACCTGATTCAGTTATCGATGGAAAAAATGTTTATAGAACTAGAGAAAATATGGGTAAAGCATTAGCTCTAAATGATAAAAATAAAAATATTAAAGTTGATATGGTTATTCCTGTTCCCGATTCAGGAGTTCCAGCAGCACTTGGTTATGCAGCAGAAAGTGGAATACCTTTTGAGTATGGAATAATTAGAAATCACTATATTGGAAGAACATTTATAGAACCTACTCAAGAGATGAGAGATTTAAAAGTAAAAATGAAGTTAAGTCCCATGAGATCTTTAATAGAAGGAAAATCATTATTAGTAATTGATGATTCAATCGTTAGAGGAACTACTTCAAAAAGAATTGTTAAAATTTTAAAAGAAGCTGGTGCTAGAGAAGTTCACTTTAGAGTTGCAAGTCCTGAAATTAAATATCCTTGTTATTATGGTATTGACACTCCTCATAAAGAAGAGTTAATTTCAAATAATATGAATAAAGAAGAAGTTTGTAAATATATAGAAGCTGATAGTTTAGAATATTTATCTGTTGAAGATTTAGTTGATGCTATTGGAAATGATAGAAATTATGCCCTAGAGAGTTTTAATGGGGATTATTTCGTAAAAGAGTAG
- the dapB gene encoding 4-hydroxy-tetrahydrodipicolinate reductase — MIKIGILGSTGRVGSLLIDDLANDSEARASVVHVNGKLVKNLAADTIVTNDMKVLFDSSDVIIDFSAPAATELLLTEVVENGGRKPLIIATTGFNKHQQNLLLEASKIVPILYATNMSLGVAVLNKLVALASKTLRDFDIEIVEQHHRHKVDSPSGTALTLAEHAASARDLDLDDVRISGRDGQIGARTKDEIAVMALRGGDIVGRHTVGLYNDGEFLELNHTATARNTFSKGAIKVAKWIIGKEAKLYSINDALGL, encoded by the coding sequence ATGATTAAAATAGGTATTTTAGGTAGTACAGGAAGAGTTGGGTCATTATTAATTGATGATTTAGCAAATGATAGTGAAGCAAGAGCATCAGTAGTACATGTAAATGGTAAATTAGTAAAAAATTTAGCTGCTGATACAATTGTGACAAATGATATGAAAGTATTATTTGATTCTTCAGATGTAATTATTGATTTTAGTGCACCTGCTGCAACAGAATTACTTTTAACAGAAGTTGTTGAAAATGGGGGAAGAAAACCTCTTATTATTGCAACTACTGGATTTAATAAGCATCAGCAAAATTTATTGCTAGAAGCTAGTAAAATTGTACCTATTTTATATGCAACTAATATGAGTTTAGGAGTTGCCGTTTTAAATAAACTTGTAGCACTTGCATCTAAAACTTTAAGAGATTTTGATATTGAAATTGTTGAGCAACATCATAGGCATAAAGTTGATTCTCCATCAGGAACGGCATTAACTTTAGCAGAACATGCAGCAAGTGCAAGAGATTTAGATTTAGATGATGTAAGAATTTCAGGACGAGATGGTCAAATTGGTGCAAGAACTAAAGATGAGATTGCAGTAATGGCTTTAAGAGGTGGTGATATTGTGGGAAGACACACTGTTGGTTTATATAACGATGGTGAATTTTTAGAATTAAATCACACGGCAACTGCTAGAAATACTTTTTCAAAGGGTGCAATTAAAGTTGCAAAATGGATAATTGGAAAAGAAGCAAAACTATACTCAATCAATGACGCTTTAGGTCTATAA
- the trxB gene encoding thioredoxin-disulfide reductase, with protein MLDLAIIGGGPAGLTAGLYATRGGLKNVIMFEMGMPGGQITSSSEIENYPGQVEVVSGMDLMANWPEQCQRFGLKHEMAQIDRVTKSGDIFTLTTNDKKEFQAKTVLIATGSVPKRAGFKGENEFFGKGVSTCATCDGFFYRGKEVTVIGGGDSAIEEAVYLSKMCSKVYLVHRRDTYRAAPSTIEHMKHAANIEEVTNVMVEEVYGDMSGVQGIKVKHRETGEIRDLPTPGVFVFVGRDVLNAPLKQEDGSFLCDLNEAGEVIVDLRMRTSVKGLYAAGDIRIDAPKQVVCAAGDGATAAVNIIEYLG; from the coding sequence ATGTTAGATTTAGCGATTATTGGTGGAGGACCTGCAGGGTTAACAGCTGGTTTATACGCAACAAGAGGTGGATTAAAAAATGTAATTATGTTTGAAATGGGAATGCCAGGAGGACAAATTACAAGTTCATCAGAAATCGAAAATTATCCAGGTCAAGTAGAAGTTGTTTCAGGTATGGATTTGATGGCAAATTGGCCAGAACAATGTCAAAGATTTGGATTAAAACATGAAATGGCTCAAATTGATAGAGTTACAAAATCTGGTGATATTTTTACACTAACAACAAATGATAAAAAAGAATTTCAAGCAAAAACAGTTTTAATTGCAACGGGATCTGTTCCTAAACGTGCTGGATTTAAAGGTGAAAATGAATTTTTTGGAAAAGGTGTTTCTACTTGTGCTACTTGTGATGGATTTTTTTACAGAGGTAAAGAAGTTACGGTAATTGGTGGTGGAGATTCTGCTATCGAAGAAGCTGTATATTTATCAAAAATGTGTTCAAAAGTTTATTTAGTTCATAGACGAGATACATACAGAGCAGCTCCAAGTACAATTGAACATATGAAACATGCAGCAAACATTGAAGAAGTTACAAATGTAATGGTTGAAGAAGTTTATGGTGATATGAGTGGAGTTCAAGGAATTAAAGTTAAACATAGAGAAACTGGTGAAATAAGAGATTTACCAACTCCTGGTGTTTTTGTTTTTGTTGGACGAGATGTTTTAAATGCTCCTTTAAAACAAGAAGATGGAAGTTTTTTATGTGATTTAAATGAAGCCGGTGAAGTTATAGTTGATTTAAGAATGAGAACGTCTGTAAAAGGTCTTTATGCAGCTGGTGATATTAGAATTGATGCTCCAAAACAAGTAGTTTGTGCTGCTGGTGATGGTGCAACAGCAGCTGTTAATATCATTGAATATTTAGGATAA
- the trxA gene encoding thioredoxin, which yields MGKYIELTPANFEEVTKDGVSMVDFWAPWCGPCRMIAPVIEELASDFEGKANICKVNTDEEQDLAVKYGIRSIPTILFMKNGEVVDTMVGASSKQAFTDKINSLL from the coding sequence ATGGGAAAATATATTGAATTAACTCCTGCAAATTTTGAAGAAGTTACAAAAGATGGTGTGTCAATGGTAGACTTTTGGGCTCCTTGGTGTGGACCTTGTAGAATGATTGCTCCAGTTATTGAAGAATTAGCAAGTGATTTTGAAGGTAAAGCAAACATTTGTAAAGTAAATACAGATGAAGAACAAGATTTAGCAGTAAAATATGGAATTAGATCAATTCCAACAATTTTATTCATGAAAAATGGTGAAGTTGTTGATACTATGGTAGGTGCTTCTTCTAAACAAGCATTTACTGATAAAATCAATTCATTATTATAA
- the alaS gene encoding alanine--tRNA ligase — MDIRKEYLEFFKSKGHDVISSMPLVPDDPTLMFTNAGMVQFKDIFTGAVPRPENPRATSCQLCVRAGGKHNDLENVGYTARHHTLFEMLGNFSFGDYFKEDAIAHAWEFITVNLALPIEKLWVTVHENDDEAFNIWTKYIDSTRIVRFGDKDNFWAMGDTGACGPCSEIFYDQGQEHFNTPEDKMGGDGDRFLEIWNLVFMQYERTADGKLNPLPKPSIDTGMGLERVIAIKEGVLNNFDSSNFKPIIEKIEELAGKKSTSENIGSYRVIADHLRATAFMLSQGILFGNEGRPYVLRRILRRAVRHGYLIGFRKPFMAQLLDTLINIMGGHYTELVENKNFVKEQLTLEEDRFFKTIDLGMSLFNEELANTKDIFSGEIAFKLYDTYGFPLDLTEDMLRDGNLKVDLAKFDELMNAQKAMAKAAWKGSGDASNDGDFKQLIEKYGINKFVGYDNVSYKSKILALLDENFKEVSTLEKNSIGWVMLDFTPFYATSGGQSGDIGALEDNKHIAIIEDTQKFHGLNLSKVKVANSSLNQNETVDAVVVNRYEIAKHHSATHLLQSALKMVLGDSVSQAGSLNDSSRLRFDFTYPKAMTTAQIDEVEDLVNTMISRGIAGNVEELPIDQAKNKGAIAMFGEKYGDMVRVVSFSDVSVEFCGGTHVKNTADIGSFYIVKESGVSAGVRRIEAVCGTAAIAYTKEIINSINEIKAEIKNNDVIAGIKKLKEQIKDLKREVETAQNQTSAPISEEVIGNTKVVVAVVENGDLKKIVDDMKNANEKLAILLLQAKDDKVLIVAGSKNTNIKAGEWIKNIAPIVGGGGGGRPDFAQAGGKDITKVEDAKIAALTYAKENL, encoded by the coding sequence ATGGATATCAGAAAAGAATATTTAGAGTTTTTTAAAAGTAAAGGTCATGATGTAATATCATCTATGCCACTAGTTCCAGATGATCCTACATTAATGTTTACAAATGCTGGAATGGTTCAATTTAAAGATATTTTTACAGGTGCTGTTCCAAGACCTGAAAACCCTCGTGCAACTTCTTGCCAATTATGTGTAAGAGCTGGGGGAAAACACAATGACTTAGAAAATGTTGGTTATACAGCACGTCACCATACTCTTTTTGAAATGTTAGGTAATTTCTCTTTTGGAGATTATTTCAAAGAGGATGCTATTGCTCATGCTTGGGAATTTATTACAGTTAATTTAGCACTTCCTATTGAAAAATTATGGGTAACTGTTCATGAAAATGATGATGAAGCATTTAATATTTGGACAAAATATATAGATTCAACAAGAATTGTAAGATTTGGAGATAAAGATAATTTCTGGGCTATGGGAGACACAGGTGCTTGTGGTCCGTGTAGTGAGATTTTTTATGATCAAGGGCAAGAACACTTCAATACTCCTGAAGACAAAATGGGTGGAGATGGAGATAGATTCTTAGAAATTTGGAACTTAGTATTTATGCAATATGAAAGAACAGCTGATGGAAAACTAAATCCACTTCCAAAACCATCTATAGATACAGGAATGGGACTTGAAAGAGTTATTGCTATAAAAGAAGGTGTTTTAAATAATTTTGATTCTTCAAACTTTAAACCAATTATTGAAAAAATTGAAGAGTTAGCAGGTAAAAAATCAACATCTGAAAATATTGGTTCATATAGAGTTATTGCTGATCATTTAAGAGCTACTGCATTTATGTTATCTCAAGGTATTTTATTTGGGAATGAAGGTCGTCCTTATGTTTTAAGAAGAATTTTAAGACGAGCGGTAAGACATGGTTATTTAATTGGATTTAGAAAACCATTTATGGCACAACTTCTTGATACACTTATTAATATTATGGGTGGACACTACACAGAACTTGTTGAAAATAAAAACTTTGTAAAAGAACAATTGACACTTGAAGAAGATAGATTCTTTAAAACTATTGATTTAGGGATGTCTTTATTTAATGAAGAGTTAGCAAATACAAAAGATATTTTCTCTGGTGAAATTGCATTTAAACTATATGATACTTATGGTTTCCCTTTAGATTTAACAGAAGATATGTTAAGAGATGGAAATTTAAAAGTTGATTTAGCCAAATTTGATGAATTAATGAATGCACAAAAAGCTATGGCAAAAGCTGCATGGAAAGGAAGTGGTGACGCTTCAAATGATGGTGATTTTAAACAATTAATTGAAAAATATGGAATAAATAAATTTGTTGGATATGATAATGTAAGTTACAAATCAAAAATTCTCGCTCTTTTAGATGAAAACTTCAAAGAAGTTTCAACATTAGAAAAAAATTCTATTGGTTGGGTTATGCTAGATTTCACTCCATTTTATGCAACTAGCGGTGGACAAAGTGGAGATATTGGAGCATTAGAAGATAATAAACATATTGCAATTATTGAAGATACTCAAAAATTCCATGGATTAAATCTTTCAAAAGTTAAAGTTGCAAATTCAAGTTTAAATCAAAATGAAACTGTTGATGCAGTTGTAGTAAATAGATATGAAATAGCCAAACATCATAGTGCAACTCACCTTTTACAAAGTGCATTAAAAATGGTTTTAGGAGATAGTGTTTCTCAGGCTGGTTCTTTAAATGATAGTTCAAGATTGAGATTTGACTTTACTTATCCAAAAGCTATGACTACTGCTCAAATTGATGAAGTTGAAGATTTAGTAAATACAATGATTTCAAGAGGAATCGCTGGAAATGTGGAAGAATTACCAATTGACCAAGCTAAAAACAAAGGTGCTATTGCTATGTTTGGTGAAAAATATGGTGATATGGTAAGAGTTGTAAGCTTTAGTGATGTTTCAGTAGAATTTTGTGGTGGAACTCATGTAAAAAATACAGCAGATATCGGAAGTTTTTATATAGTTAAAGAATCTGGAGTAAGTGCAGGAGTACGAAGAATAGAAGCAGTTTGTGGAACTGCTGCAATTGCATATACAAAAGAAATTATTAACTCTATAAATGAAATCAAAGCTGAAATCAAAAACAATGATGTAATTGCTGGAATTAAAAAATTAAAAGAACAAATTAAAGATTTAAAAAGAGAAGTGGAAACTGCTCAAAATCAAACATCAGCTCCAATTAGTGAAGAAGTTATTGGTAATACAAAAGTTGTAGTTGCTGTTGTTGAAAATGGGGATTTGAAAAAAATTGTTGATGATATGAAAAATGCAAATGAAAAACTTGCAATTTTACTTTTACAAGCAAAAGATGACAAAGTTTTAATTGTTGCAGGAAGTAAAAATACAAATATCAAAGCTGGTGAATGGATTAAAAATATTGCTCCAATCGTTGGTGGAGGTGGAGGGGGAAGACCTGACTTCGCACAAGCTGGTGGAAAAGATATAACAAAAGTTGAAGATGCAAAAATTGCAGCTTTGACTTATGCAAAAGAAAACTTATAG
- a CDS encoding MFS transporter, whose product MGIFQKEVSQILRINLAIVIYCIIIILSVMYATQPLQPLLAKEFNVSIIKASQFTAVIMLFLAISPIFYGFFLEKVCAKKMLSVASFILLITNIFLGLSTSYEMFMFFRVCEALVIPAILTALMSILANIDKENVKFNMSIYVASTVFGGLVGRIFSGFIATNFSYQLVFYSLSAALFVSILLIQKLDYEGDTQVVKPKLKDVLYILKDKRFLLVYFIMFCMFFVFSGVLNVLPFRVKEISNSFSEFQISLLYLGYGMGIIVSLGSKKIITFFRNEINTILVAICFFLFITIFLGNQNIIYLFVLLFLFCIGMFTVHTVSTGLANSMKGSQKSLTSGMYLTFYYLGGATGSFVPSVIYEHFGWDIMLYCLVFILCVVVILTFKNRRLFV is encoded by the coding sequence ATGGGTATTTTTCAAAAAGAAGTGAGTCAGATTTTGCGAATTAATTTAGCCATTGTTATATATTGTATAATTATAATTTTATCAGTAATGTATGCAACACAACCTTTACAACCTTTATTAGCAAAAGAGTTTAATGTATCTATTATTAAAGCATCACAATTTACAGCAGTAATTATGCTTTTTTTAGCAATATCTCCAATTTTCTATGGATTCTTTTTAGAAAAAGTATGTGCAAAAAAAATGCTTTCAGTTGCTTCTTTTATTTTATTAATAACAAATATTTTTTTAGGATTATCAACTTCTTATGAGATGTTTATGTTTTTTAGAGTTTGTGAAGCTTTGGTTATTCCTGCAATTTTAACAGCTTTAATGAGTATATTAGCAAATATCGATAAAGAAAATGTAAAGTTTAATATGTCAATTTATGTGGCATCTACTGTTTTTGGTGGACTTGTAGGACGAATTTTTTCAGGTTTTATTGCTACTAATTTTTCATATCAATTAGTTTTTTATTCACTTTCTGCTGCTTTATTTGTTTCTATTTTATTAATACAAAAGTTAGATTATGAGGGTGATACTCAAGTTGTAAAACCGAAATTAAAAGATGTTTTATATATATTAAAAGATAAAAGATTTTTATTGGTTTATTTTATTATGTTTTGTATGTTTTTTGTTTTTTCAGGAGTTTTAAATGTCTTACCTTTTAGAGTAAAAGAGATTTCAAATTCTTTTTCAGAGTTTCAAATTTCACTTTTATATTTAGGTTATGGTATGGGAATAATAGTCTCTTTAGGTTCAAAAAAAATTATAACTTTTTTTAGAAATGAGATAAATACAATTCTTGTTGCAATTTGTTTTTTCCTTTTTATTACTATTTTTTTAGGAAATCAAAATATAATTTATCTATTTGTACTACTGTTTTTATTTTGTATTGGTATGTTTACTGTTCATACAGTAAGTACAGGACTTGCTAATTCTATGAAAGGTTCTCAAAAATCATTAACTTCAGGAATGTATTTAACTTTTTATTATTTAGGTGGAGCAACAGGTTCTTTTGTTCCTTCAGTTATTTATGAACATTTTGGTTGGGATATTATGCTTTATTGTTTAGTTTTTATTTTATGCGTGGTTGTAATACTTACATTTAAAAATAGGAGATTGTTTGTTTAA
- a CDS encoding NlpC/P60 family protein produces the protein MYIKNFLLFLILTLIMTGCSFKYSDDSSLSASQNGEYIFQSASLQNTIMQRDLKFKKYREITKSNKSLDSLSYQNERIDLNLDLFDFYSEWEGVGYKLGGDSKSGIDCSGFIQKAFKEKFDLSMPRTTVMQSQVGKEIDKSQLLSGDLVFFKTGDDINHVGIYLEDGLFVHASTKSGVTISELSNSYFSKSYWKAQRIID, from the coding sequence ATGTATATTAAAAACTTTTTACTATTTCTTATTTTAACGCTTATTATGACTGGTTGTTCATTTAAATATAGTGATGATAGTAGTTTATCTGCATCACAAAATGGTGAATACATCTTTCAAAGCGCATCTTTGCAAAATACAATAATGCAAAGAGATTTAAAATTTAAAAAGTATAGAGAGATTACAAAATCAAATAAAAGCCTAGACTCCTTAAGTTATCAAAATGAAAGAATAGATCTAAACTTAGACCTATTTGATTTTTATAGTGAATGGGAAGGAGTTGGATATAAATTAGGTGGTGATTCGAAAAGTGGAATTGATTGTTCAGGTTTTATTCAAAAAGCCTTTAAAGAAAAGTTTGATTTATCTATGCCAAGAACAACTGTTATGCAATCGCAGGTTGGAAAAGAGATAGATAAAAGTCAATTACTAAGTGGAGATTTAGTATTCTTCAAAACAGGTGATGATATAAACCATGTTGGCATATATCTTGAAGATGGATTATTTGTACATGCTTCTACAAAAAGCGGTGTAACAATTTCCGAATTAAGTAATTCTTATTTTAGCAAAAGCTATTGGAAGGCACAAAGAATTATAGATTGA
- a CDS encoding NlpC/P60 family protein: protein MIKKTFILLPTILLLTACSSNKNIQIEENNKINNSNLNASNISYNDYKSSYESEGNDKLKNRPHLKYEATISKKDYEKLVLDNTENVESLNSKVLTKKQAFVDFYNDWKNVKYKMGGSSRTGIDCSAFTQKAFKEKFGIELPRTTLTQVNVGTEVKKADLKMGDLVFFKTSKRDKHVGIYMGNGDFLHSSINGIQFTKLDKPFYKDAYWTARRIMN from the coding sequence GTGATAAAGAAGACTTTTATACTTCTACCAACTATATTATTACTTACAGCTTGTAGTAGTAACAAAAATATTCAAATAGAAGAAAACAATAAAATAAATAACAGTAATTTGAACGCTTCAAATATTTCTTATAATGACTACAAATCGTCGTATGAGTCAGAAGGAAATGATAAACTTAAAAATAGACCTCATTTAAAATATGAAGCTACAATAAGTAAAAAAGATTATGAAAAATTAGTTTTAGATAATACTGAAAATGTTGAATCTTTAAACTCAAAAGTTTTAACAAAAAAACAAGCATTCGTTGATTTCTATAACGATTGGAAAAATGTAAAATATAAAATGGGTGGAAGCTCAAGAACTGGAATAGATTGTTCTGCTTTTACGCAAAAAGCTTTTAAAGAGAAATTTGGTATTGAATTACCAAGAACTACTTTAACACAAGTAAATGTAGGAACAGAAGTTAAAAAAGCTGACCTTAAAATGGGTGACTTAGTTTTCTTCAAAACAAGTAAAAGAGATAAACATGTAGGAATTTACATGGGAAATGGTGACTTCTTACACTCATCAATAAATGGTATCCAATTTACAAAATTAGATAAACCTTTTTATAAAGATGCTTACTGGACTGCTAGAAGAATTATGAATTAA
- a CDS encoding AEC family transporter, with protein MNLFFILLGKISPLYLNIVIGYVLTRYFRIKRNFIATLLIYILGPIVILFATLSIKINLQLLFLPLFVFFLGTTIAFYILKRYKNDWNDASINTLSFTCGTGNTGYFGIPLSMILLTPESANLFIFATLGSLLYENTTGFYVTAKGSFTARQSIIKVIKLPLLYAFILGLCLNILGFKTPEFVVPYFEGFKWAYGILGMMMLGMGMKNFNLKADVDIKYLRIAYFYKFIFWPVSMICIIFLDKNFIGFLNEEIYKVLFLFSLVPLAGNTVTLAVLLNARPEKASFTVLLSTLISVIYIPICLIIYSGF; from the coding sequence ATGAATCTATTTTTTATTTTATTAGGAAAAATTTCTCCTTTATATCTAAATATCGTAATTGGATATGTTCTAACAAGATATTTTAGGATTAAACGAAATTTTATAGCTACACTGCTTATATATATTTTAGGACCAATTGTAATTCTTTTTGCAACTTTATCTATAAAAATAAATTTACAACTACTTTTTTTACCTTTATTTGTTTTTTTTCTTGGAACAACAATTGCTTTTTATATATTAAAAAGATATAAAAATGATTGGAATGATGCAAGTATAAATACTTTATCATTTACTTGTGGAACTGGAAATACTGGATATTTTGGTATTCCTTTATCTATGATTTTATTAACTCCAGAATCAGCAAATCTATTTATTTTCGCAACACTTGGTTCATTATTATATGAAAATACAACAGGTTTTTATGTAACTGCAAAGGGAAGTTTTACTGCAAGACAATCTATTATCAAAGTAATCAAACTTCCACTTTTATATGCGTTTATTTTAGGTCTTTGTTTAAATATTTTAGGTTTTAAAACACCTGAATTTGTAGTTCCATATTTTGAAGGATTTAAATGGGCTTATGGGATTTTAGGAATGATGATGCTTGGTATGGGAATGAAAAATTTTAATTTAAAAGCTGATGTAGATATAAAATATTTAAGAATTGCATATTTCTATAAATTCATTTTTTGGCCAGTTTCTATGATATGTATTATTTTTCTAGATAAAAATTTTATAGGTTTTTTAAATGAAGAGATTTATAAAGTTTTATTTTTATTTTCTCTTGTACCACTTGCAGGGAATACTGTTACACTTGCAGTTTTATTAAATGCAAGACCTGAAAAAGCTTCTTTTACTGTTCTTTTAAGTACGCTAATTTCAGTTATTTACATACCAATATGTTTGATTATTTATAGTGGTTTTTAG